Part of the Zhongshania aliphaticivorans genome, GTTGGCGCAGCCTTTATAAGGTTGTCATTTTTTTGACAGCAAGAATTTATTTTAAGCTGTTGATTTTATTATAAATAATGTGGCTCGAGTTTTGCTCTTAGTACCTTAATTGTTGTTTTTGGCTTACTGGTGCGGACTTAATGGTGAAGGAGCTACTTTCTCAAGCAGAAATTGATGCCCTACTGGCGAATGTGCAGTCGCCAGCATTGCAATCAGATCCCAATAATTCCCATCCTGTTACTGCACGCTCATTTGATTTAGCAAGCCGGCGCCGGTTAAAGAAACGACGTCTTCCCGGCTTGGAACACATCAATAAGCGATTTGCAGAATATTTTCGTGAAAGTATTTCCGATGTGCTTGGCCAAAATGTTGAGGTTGCTGCTATTGATGTGCAACTCCAGCCTTATGGTCAATACCTGCATTCCCTGTATGTACCTACGTCATTAAATTTAATGCGACTGCAGCCGTTAAGTGGTGTTGGTATGGTTGTTTTTGATGCCCGCTTGGTTTATCGATTAGTAGATATGTTCTTTGGTGGCAATGGCACCCAAGGGCATGCTGATGGGCGGGATTTCAGCAAGGTGGAGCGCCGTGTTATTCGTCGTGTCACTGAGCGAGCACATACAGATTATGAAAAGGCTTGGCGTTTAGTCGAGACGGTTGTGTGTGAGCCTATGGTAATGGAGGTAAATCCCGCGTTGGCGTCAATTACCGGCCAGGCCGATAACGTTGTGGTGTGCCGCTTTCAAATAGAGCTTGATAGCGGTGGCGGTGGTGAGTTTCATATAACGCTGCCCTTAACGATGTTAGAACCGGTTATTGATGTACTTAGCAAAAATGAGTCGGTAGAGCAGTCGGGGAATACGACTCAGTGGCGCAGAGAATTGGGTCAGTCTTTACTGGATACCAAGGTGAGTACCGCATGTACGATCGCAGAGCCGGTAATGAGTTTATCCCAAGTTGCCTCTTTGAAAGCAGGGGATGTTATTCCATTGCGTGCTAGTGAACCTTCGATATTAACGGCTTCAGGGATGGCTATGGCGAGGGCGCAGCTGGGTATTAGAAACGGATATTTAACACTCGAAATCCTTGAGTGAGGCCCACTACTGAAGATTTCCTAAGAAAGTATTGCGAGTAATTTAACGACATTAGGTGTAAATCATGGATAAACAAGATGAGCTTCGTCGCCAGCGACAGGCCTTAAAGGAAGAAATGGAGGCGGGTGATCACAAAGATTTAGAGCGATCCGGTAGCGCGGCTTTTAGTGCGCGGTCTCCGGTTGGCGGTGCTGAGAATCGGCTTAGTGAACGTTTGCCAAGTGGTCCGGATCTATCCATGGTGATGGATATTCCGGTCCGTCTAACCTTGGAGGTTGGCGGCAGCGATATGCCAATTCGGGATTTGCTGCAACTTCATCAAGGCGCCATTGTTGAGCTAGATCGGCAAGCGGGAGAACCCTTGGATGTGTTGGTTAACGGGACGTTGATTGCGCGTGGAGAGGTTGTTGTGATTGAGGATAAGCTTGGGATACGGTTGACTGAGGTGGTAAGTCAGGCGGATCGTTTACAATCACTGTCTTGATTGGGTGCATAAAATACGGGTGGTAGCGCGCCGGATAAGTGTAATGGCGCTGCGCCGATAGGGGATGTTATGAAGCGAAGGCTGGTTTTTTTAAGCCGTGATATCACGGGGCTTTGCGAGATTGTTGAGATGTTAAAGCAGCCGCATTTACAAGGTTGGCGCTGGCGTGTATTTACTCATGCGGCGGCGTCTGTTCAGCGTCTTGGGTTACCTCTAGCATCATCCTTGCTTCTAACAAACCTGCTAGGAGGGGCTTGGCGTGGCGGCTTTTGGGGTGTTTGCTTGGGCGTAATGCTGACGATAATTGTTCAGCCACTATTTAATATCGAATCAGGCGTGGCGTGGACTATTATTATGTATTCACTACCGCTTACGCTGTTATTTTTTGGTGCTTGGCTTGGGGGGTTAAGAGGCTTAATGCAGGGTAACCCAGCTATGGATGATTACCGCGGCTATGCAGAAAATAATTTGTATGTATTGCTGGTAGATGTTCAAGCGGTTGATCAGCGATTGTTAAAGAAAATTATGGCGATGTGTAACGCTGAGCAAATTGGTGAGCATACTCGCCGAATGTGGGGGTTTCCGTGGCGAGAAAATATCTTTCATCAACCTGATGCGGAGGCGGCAGCGATATGACTCGTCCCATTCAAGTCGTTGCTGTTAGCGGAGGTAAGGGTGGTGTAGGTAAAAGCAATATTGCCATTAATCTTGGTGTGGCGCTGGCTGATAGTGGCAAGCGGGTAGTCTTGCTAGATGCTGATTTTGGTCTCGCCAATGTCGATGTGCTTTTGGGGTTAAAAACCGATAAAACAATTGAACATGTACTGGACGGCAGTTGCTCGCTTCAGGATATTTTGCTGCCAGGGCCAGCGGGAGTAAAAATTCTTCCTGCGTCTTCTGGTACTCGGCATTTGAGCATGCTCAGCGCTTTAGAGCATGCGGGTTTAATTCGTGATTTTAGTGATATTGCAAACCAATTAGATGTTCTTGTTATTGATACGGCTGCGGGAATATCTGATTCGGTCATCAATTTTCTTACGGCTGCCAATGAGGTGTTAATGGTGGTGTGTAATGAACCAAGTTCGATTACAGATGTTTATGCCTTGATTAAAATATTGAACCGAGATTTTGCTCGGCGCCGATTTAGGATTGTTGCAAATATGGTCGCGGATGAAGCGGAGGGTCGACAATTGTTTGATACCTTAAATCAAGTGTGTGGCCAGTTTTTAAATGTCGCTTTGATTTATGCCGGCACGATACCTTTTGACGTGAAGTTGAGAGAGTCGGTGAAACAACAGGTGCCGGTGTTATTGGCGGCGCCAAGCAGCCCATCTGCGCGAGCGCTGAGTGAATTAGCACAGCAAGTGAATCAGTGGCCTTTACCGGCTAAGGCACAGGGCCACTTGGTGTTTTTTGTTGAGCAATTGTTGGCAGCGCAAGTTATGGGCGACGAAGCGGTAGAGCGAGCCAATGACTGATAAGAAGCAGCCAGAGTTATCGCCGAATCCCTTTAGTGACAATAACGATCAAGTTGATCCAGTTGTTTCTAGGGCCTGTACCCCAGCTGATATGCATATTCTTGTTGTTGAGAGTTTCTCAACTATGCGGCGTATTATTGGTAATTTACTTGTAGAGTTGGGTTATCGTTATATTAGTGAGGCAGAAGACGGTTTATCTGCTCTACCCATGCTCCACAACCAACGTTTTGATCTGGTGATCACCGATTTACAAATGCCAAGAATGTCTGGCTTGGAACTGCTTCGCGCCATACGGGCAGATAATAAACTAGCTCATATTCCTGTGCTAATGATTACGGCTGATGCGAAACGTGAGCAAATAATAGAGGCTGCGCAGGCGGGAGTTAGCGCTTATGTAGTAAGACCTTTTACGGCGGCAATCCTAGAAAATAAAATGCTATCTATTGTTGGTCATTTAAACGATGGGCGTTGAAGCTGCCATTGCTCAATTAGTTTGCAATAGTGTGATCAAACCTACAGTTGCAGGGGTGGTGATAGTAGATAATATTGGGTCATTTCTCTTTGACAATAGGTGCATCGTTATCAGTACCATCAAAGGTCTAGTTGGTTAGCAGCGGGTAAGTCGTGAACGAACAGGAGCATGAAGGCATTTTAGCGATTTTCCTTGCAGAGGCAGAGGAGATTGTTCAGCGTTTGTCAGAGCAGCTTGCAGAGCTTCGATATGGCTATGATGGCCAGCGGATTCTCGATGATATTCATCGGGGATTTCATACTCTGTATGGTGGTGCAACGGTTTTAGAAATGGCTGAGTTGGCAGAGTGTTCCCGGCTAGCAGAACGAGCCATGGAGCGTGTTCGTAGCCGCCGAGTATCAATGACGCCAAGTTTGGTGTCATTGCTTGTTGCCGTGATTGGCGCTTTAGAACTCATGCTGGCGCGCAGAATTAACCATCAATCACCGAGTTTTATTGATGGCGAATTGAAATCTCGATTACTACGTGCCGCGGATCGCAACCATAATCCATTTTCGGCTAATAATATGGTGGAGATACCTGCTGAGTCGATGGGGTTGTTTTTTGATGGTCGTTTACGGCCCAGAGAAGATACCATTGCGAGTATGGTACCTTCTGTCTTGCAATATGAAAGTGCCAGTTATGAGCCGTTTGTCACTGAGTCGTCTGCAGGTGCAGGCAGCGTGGAATCTAGCCTGAACGC contains:
- the fliM gene encoding flagellar motor switch protein FliM; this encodes MVKELLSQAEIDALLANVQSPALQSDPNNSHPVTARSFDLASRRRLKKRRLPGLEHINKRFAEYFRESISDVLGQNVEVAAIDVQLQPYGQYLHSLYVPTSLNLMRLQPLSGVGMVVFDARLVYRLVDMFFGGNGTQGHADGRDFSKVERRVIRRVTERAHTDYEKAWRLVETVVCEPMVMEVNPALASITGQADNVVVCRFQIELDSGGGGEFHITLPLTMLEPVIDVLSKNESVEQSGNTTQWRRELGQSLLDTKVSTACTIAEPVMSLSQVASLKAGDVIPLRASEPSILTASGMAMARAQLGIRNGYLTLEILE
- the fliN gene encoding flagellar motor switch protein FliN, which produces MDKQDELRRQRQALKEEMEAGDHKDLERSGSAAFSARSPVGGAENRLSERLPSGPDLSMVMDIPVRLTLEVGGSDMPIRDLLQLHQGAIVELDRQAGEPLDVLVNGTLIARGEVVVIEDKLGIRLTEVVSQADRLQSLS
- a CDS encoding MinD/ParA family ATP-binding protein, coding for MTRPIQVVAVSGGKGGVGKSNIAINLGVALADSGKRVVLLDADFGLANVDVLLGLKTDKTIEHVLDGSCSLQDILLPGPAGVKILPASSGTRHLSMLSALEHAGLIRDFSDIANQLDVLVIDTAAGISDSVINFLTAANEVLMVVCNEPSSITDVYALIKILNRDFARRRFRIVANMVADEAEGRQLFDTLNQVCGQFLNVALIYAGTIPFDVKLRESVKQQVPVLLAAPSSPSARALSELAQQVNQWPLPAKAQGHLVFFVEQLLAAQVMGDEAVERAND
- a CDS encoding response regulator, producing the protein MHILVVESFSTMRRIIGNLLVELGYRYISEAEDGLSALPMLHNQRFDLVITDLQMPRMSGLELLRAIRADNKLAHIPVLMITADAKREQIIEAAQAGVSAYVVRPFTAAILENKMLSIVGHLNDGR
- a CDS encoding Hpt domain-containing protein, which translates into the protein MNEQEHEGILAIFLAEAEEIVQRLSEQLAELRYGYDGQRILDDIHRGFHTLYGGATVLEMAELAECSRLAERAMERVRSRRVSMTPSLVSLLVAVIGALELMLARRINHQSPSFIDGELKSRLLRAADRNHNPFSANNMVEIPAESMGLFFDGRLRPREDTIASMVPSVLQYESASYEPFVTESSAGAGSVESSLNASHTARLREGVSIVESTNVNVSSSRGDESRTLSSEQLGSETRLNNVGHLVSELSWVKQRLMKFHSKGQSTELDKALTYLDLVTQDFENWRDEQGS